The DNA sequence ATATTCAACCTTATCTTGAACCTACTGTCACTTTTACTGAACATGTTACACTTGAACCCTGTTGCTAGAAAATCATGATACCTTAATTTAAGCTCCAAAATTTGTCAATAAGCCATAGATTACTTAATGGTTGTTGCATATCAATTCCTCCTCGAGTGTTCAACTTTCATGACGTAATATTAGTTGAAACTCAAATATAAataggaaaataaatatttgttcaATTGTTGACGACTAGTGAACTAAGTATTtgcaatcaaaataatatattatatcaaatttCCTAGATAACAAACCCCACAAGGCCTAAAGCGACAACAATTATCAACACGGGAAAAAGATCAAGACCATATTCGTTGCTCAAACTAGATGATCTAGGTCTAGATGCATCAGCTTACAACAACTAGGGTCAACAGTTTGTGATCTTGAGTAGGTTTCCTCCCAGCAAATCCTTAAGCCTTATCAACAGTCATGTAAGACTAACAAGATCCAATTTCGATAGCATAATTGCAAAATTATCATCATGGACATGTCTCCAATTCAATAATACCaccaaataataacataatatCTTAAAATTCCAAAAAACATAAATTGAGATAAACATGTGGAAGATAAAGAGAATAGAACAGAATTTTTTTCCTTACTTGCGCAGGGCAGGGGCCATTTTGTTAGTAAGGGTTCCGGCGACGATCATACAGTCGGACTGGCGTGGGCTTGGCCGGAAAATGACGCCGAATCGATCGAAGTCGTAGCGCGCGGCGCCGGCGTGCATCATCTCGACGGCGCAGCACGCGAGACCGAAGGTCATCGGCCAGATGGACCCGCGGCGAGCCCAGTTCATCAGATCGTCCACCTTGGAGATCACGTACTCCGCGGTCTTGGAGAGACCCGTCGGGGACGACGCCGAGGGGGGCGGGGCCCGGGCATAGGGGGCAGGGGAGGGGGAGGCGCCAGCGGCGGTGGAGAGTGGAGCCACCGCGGGGATCACGGCCGCACGCTGGGCGGACAGGAGCGCCTGGCGCGCGGTCCGAGGCAGCAGAGCCATCGCATCCAAGGATTAGGGTTCGCACCGAGGAGGCGAGAAGATTAGCGAATCGTGGGAGTAGGGAGGAGGGGGAGGTGGGGAAAAGGAATTAATTTGAAGGAAAATGGACCGAGCAAATGTATTTTGACGAGACTACGTTGGTTACCGGGCTTGTGATTGGATCTACTGTTCGGGGCCCACGTCAAGCCAGCCGAAGGCCACGTCGTGTAGCTAAAAGCGTGAGACGCGTAGGTGAAAGAAAAGTCATGTATTATTACCATAAACCTATTTAATAAGAAACGTCGAAGCCATACCATCCCAGTCTACTTAATGGGGTCCACAGTGGAACTCAACCATAGACAATGAGTGGTCGAGTAGAGAGGAAAACTGAGTTGTGTTGTGATCATCAATGtgcataaaaaatttattttgataaGATTAGAATATTAAGATGAATAAAAAGATACTCATAAATAATTTGTTATGACTATGATAGagagtaaaataaaaatatttaaaatgatatCGATATATGCAAAGAGGTCTACAAGTGCCATGGTTAAAATGGATATGACAGATTGGTATTCGTCATCCTAAGAGAAACAGAGAAAAGATTAAAAAGAAGATTCTCTcacaaactataaataaaataatttaaataagtaATATTATTTCGTACAGAGGCAAACGATTGGTAAGAGATTCAtgtaatttagattttttttcctcctggataaaatttcatatgttattattatatttaagtaATAAAGGAAATTATGGCAAATTCGGTGCTGTGGTGTAGTGGTTATCACGTTAGTCTTACACACTAAAGGTCCCCAGTTCGATCCTGGGCAGCATCATTTACCTTAATTTAGTAAGTTTATAAaaatttaaacttatttttaaatttaatttatatatatataattttatataacgaatttttttatttattttattattatatatataaagaaaatactTATAAATTTGAGAATTTTCTATCGAATGCCTCAACTTTAACAAATTTTGATAAAACaccctttttattattttaataattattttattcttgACCTTTATCGAGTCTATTGTTGCTTATGCTCGTCGATTACGCTTACGCTCTTATGTTGTCTTGCTCGAACATTCAAGTTTCATAAGTGGTGACAATGACAATTGTGCCCATTCCTTTTCGACGAGATGGTTGCCAGCCCAAGTGTGTTAAGGCGGGGTTGATGCAAGCAATGACAagtatgaaaaaaaagaaaaaagtaattCTTTAAATTTGCTAAAGGCAAAATGACTTTTTATGCATATTTTTGGGTAATTTTCAATCAATACCCTCGATTTTATTTTTCTCCAAACAGtatctataatttttaaaatatccaGATTACCCCTCAAATTTTTTTCGCATTTACAGTGTTTTGGTTTGTGATAGTATTTTTGACTTGTTATAATGTTTTGATCACTACAATAAAAAGTTATTATAAGACTTACTTGAAAAGACTGTCAATAATCTAAATAAACTACTGACATTAACCAAATAcaacttaaaaaaaattatattgtaaTAACGTACAAGCAATAACAACCAATAAGACGTAATATGAtattacttataatatttttcattcaagacaTCAATAAAACATTGTAAATGCCGTTGAAAAACAATGtaaacaaaataaatgaaaataagCAAAAACAAATTAGTAAAAATACTCATAAATAATTAGAATATTAAGATGAATATATGAATTAATTAAAAGGATGGATAAAAAGATACTCATAAATAATTTGTTACGACTATGATAgataatgaaaaaatatatttaaattgataTCGATATATGCAAAGAGATCTACAAGTGCCATGGTTAAAATGGATAAGACAATTGGTATTCATCATCCTAAGAATAACTGAGAAAAGCTTAAAAAGAAGACTCTCTcacaaactataaataaaataatttaaataagtaTATTATTTGGTACAAAGGCAAATAATTATAAGAAATTAATATAATGTAATTAAACAATAAGCAAATAAGATGCTGTGGTGTAGTGGTTATCACGTTAGTCTTACACACTAAAGGTCCCCAGTTCGATCCTGGGCAGCATCATTTACCTTATTTTAGTaagttctttaaatttaaacttatttttaaatttaatatatatatatatatatatatataatttgacataatatttaaaaaaaattaattattttaccaTCGTCGACTATTGCCTTTTGCCCTTTGTCGAAGACAAAGGTATAATAGTGAGCCCTCTCATAAGGGTTATGGATAGCATGGTGAAGGTTGCGTGCGACGATGCAAGATGAAGGCAATAGGagatccaagaaaaaaaaaatttaaaaaaattactatgaatgaaatgatttttcatatgatattttACAAGAATTTTTTCAATTTTGAGACATTCTCAACTTTAACAAATTTTGATAATTCacccttttttcttttaataattattttacccTTGACCTTT is a window from the Musa acuminata AAA Group cultivar baxijiao chromosome BXJ2-1, Cavendish_Baxijiao_AAA, whole genome shotgun sequence genome containing:
- the LOC135598346 gene encoding uncharacterized protein LOC135598346; amino-acid sequence: MALLPRTARQALLSAQRAAVIPAVAPLSTAAGASPSPAPYARAPPPSASSPTGLSKTAEYVISKVDDLMNWARRGSIWPMTFGLACCAVEMMHAGAARYDFDRFGVIFRPSPRQSDCMIVAGTLTNKMAPALRKVYDQMPEPRWVISMGSCANGGGYYHYSYSVVRGCDRIVPVDIYVPGCPPTAEALLYGVLQLQKKINRRKDFLVWWTK